One stretch of Acanthochromis polyacanthus isolate Apoly-LR-REF ecotype Palm Island chromosome 16, KAUST_Apoly_ChrSc, whole genome shotgun sequence DNA includes these proteins:
- the LOC110965375 gene encoding LOW QUALITY PROTEIN: E3 ubiquitin-protein ligase rnf146-like (The sequence of the model RefSeq protein was modified relative to this genomic sequence to represent the inferred CDS: inserted 3 bases in 3 codons), with amino-acid sequence MAGCGELDRSPNNSSSSKLIEEDSCPSDSSXSSSQECAICLQSCVHPVRLPCCHVFCFLCVKGASWHSKRCALCRQQIPEDFLERPVLLSPEELKAAASGLSRGGXAAGESRGDFAWYYEGRNGWWQYDERTSRELEEAFAKGRKSTEMLIAGFLYVADLENMVQYRRNEHGRRRKIKRDVVDIPKKGVAGLRLEPNPPPPXSERVSSADGSDSAGQSQSSFGILVSLPPVRPQTLLGRHLSSPLSPPPSTLEESFSQLLIGQPEGEEVDGEYEFASGSSEDEEKEREEPTAQRRPSQPTRIPPRGRPSSSALSLRSRSPDGECTVTEV; translated from the exons ATGGCGGGCTGTGGAGAGCTGGACCGCTCGCCGAATAACTCGTCTTCCTCCAAGCTGATCGAGGAAGACTCCTGCCCCTCCgactcct cctcctcctcccaagAATGCGCCATCTGCCTGCAGAGCTGCGTCCATCCGGTCCGCCTGCCCTGCTGCCACGTCTTCTGCTTCCTGTGCGTTAAAGGCGCCTCCTGGCACAGCAAACGTTGCGCTCTGTGCCGGCAGCAGATCCCCGAGGACTTCCTGGAGCGGCCGGTGCTGCTGTCGCCCGAGGAGCTGAAGGCGGCGGCTTCTGGTTTGAGCCGAGGCG GGGCGGCCGGAGAGTCCCGCGGAGACTTCGCCTGGTACTACGAAGGACGCAACGGCTGGTGGCAGTACGACGAGAGGACGAGCCGGGAGCTGGAGGAGGCCTTCGCTAAGGGCAGGAAGAGCACCGAGATGCTGATCGCCGGCTTCCTGTACGTAGCCGACCTGGAGAACATGGTGCAGTACCGCAGGAACGAACACGGACGCAGGCGCAAGATCAAGAGGGACGTGGTGGACATCCCAAAGAAGGGTGTGGCCGGGCTGAGGCTGGAGCCGAACCCGCCGCCTC TCTCAGAACGAGTCAGTTCGGCCGACGGCTCGGACTCTGCCGGCCAATCACAGTCTTCCTTCGGCATCCTGGTGTCTCTTCCCCCTGTTAGACCTCAGACTCTGCTGGGACGACACCTCTCCAGCCCTCTGTCTCCACCTCCGTCCACTCTGGAGGAATCCTTCTCTCAGCTGCTGATCGGCCAGCCGGAGGGCGAGGAGGTGGACGGAGAGTACGAGTTCGCCTCAGGCAGCAGCGAGgatgaggagaaagagagggaagaaCCGACAGCTCAAAGAAGACCGAGCCAGCCGACCAGAATCCCTCCCAGAGGCCGACCGTCCAGCTCTGCTCTGAGTCTTCGCTCTCGGAGTCCGGATGGCGAGTGTACTGTGACCGAAGTGTGA